From Terriglobales bacterium:
CACGTCAAGGATCCCAAGATCCTGCAGCTGATCCAGAGCGCACCCACTCTGGAAAGAGCTGTCGATGACCTCATCCAGGCCGCCCGGGACGATGGCGGCGACGACAACATCACCTGCGTCCTGGTACGCCTGGTGAAGCAATCCTGGTGGCGGAGCATCTTTCCCGGAGGAGTCCACAAATGGCAAAACTCGCTCTGAAGTTCGAAGACAAGGTCCTGAAGGAGATCACGCTCGGGCAAAGCCTGGTCACCATCGGACGCCTCCCCGATAACACGGTCCAGATCGATAACCTTGCGGTCTCCGGGCACCACGCCAAGATCTATTGGGAAACCGATCATTACGTGGTCGAGGACAACAACAGCCTGAACGGGACCTTCATCAACAACCGGCGCATCACCAAGCAAGCGCTGCAGGACGGCGACTCGGTGCTGATCGGCAAGCACATCCTCGCCTTCAAGGACGAGTGGCACGAGGACGCGCCCACCGGCCATACCATGGCCGAGGTGCCGACCAAGCCGGTGCCCAAGATGGAAGCCACCATGGTCCTCGACACCAAGAAGGCCAAGGAGATGATGGCCCAGATGAAAGCCGGGGGCGCCGCGGCCGCGGCTGCTCCACCTGCGGGCGCGGGCGGATCGGCGTACCAGGCGCCGCCTCCACCGCCACCGCCGATGAAGGAGCGGGTCGGCACCCTGAGCGTCATCTCCGGGAAGACGGACCAGCCGAACTACACGCTGACCGGCAAGATGACGGTGATCGGCAAGTCGGAGATGGCGTCCATCAAGCTGAGAGGCTGGTTCAAGCCGCAGGTGGCCGCGGCCATCAACCGCAGCGAA
This genomic window contains:
- a CDS encoding FHA domain-containing protein encodes the protein MAKLALKFEDKVLKEITLGQSLVTIGRLPDNTVQIDNLAVSGHHAKIYWETDHYVVEDNNSLNGTFINNRRITKQALQDGDSVLIGKHILAFKDEWHEDAPTGHTMAEVPTKPVPKMEATMVLDTKKAKEMMAQMKAGGAAAAAAPPAGAGGSAYQAPPPPPPPMKERVGTLSVISGKTDQPNYTLTGKMTVIGKSEMASIKLRGWFKPQVAAAINRSEGKYLISASERKIVVKVNGQPISGQHQLNDGDIVEVSGVQMTFGYAD